The following coding sequences lie in one Phaeodactylum tricornutum CCAP 1055/1 chromosome 12, whole genome shotgun sequence genomic window:
- a CDS encoding predicted protein, which translates to MYGRGERHLTAVLDENDVVVYQTGTWLVDGVSVGEGRAGFAYAQVETIQLVWTHNCEHGVVRGLALELVHDKDNADSPPIFVRHQFDQIEFGPEQLLAKIPVEWVNDSQGETKASCRALVSVNDQHWQDFLV; encoded by the coding sequence ATGTACGGGCGAGGGGAGCGGCACTTGACCGCTGTGTTGGATGAGAACGACGTGGTAGTCTACCAGACCGGCACCTGGCTCGTAGATGGGGTGTCGGTGGGAGAAGGACGGGCCGGCTTTGCCTACGCACAGGTAGAAACCATCCAGCTTGTTTGGACACACAATTGCGAAcacggcgtcgtccgaggaTTGGCCTTGGAGCTGGTGCACGACAAGGACAACGCGGACTCGCCTCCCATCTTTGTCCGCCACCAATTCGACCAGATAGAATTCGGCCCCGAGCAATTACTTGCAAAGATACCCGTGGAGTGGGTCAACGACAGCCAAGGTGAGACGAAAGCTTCCTGTCGTGCCTTAGTCTCGGTAAATGACCAACATTGGCAGGATTTTCTGGTTTAG